From a single Oceanobacillus kimchii X50 genomic region:
- a CDS encoding DUF2768 domain-containing protein: MSISMFMMYVSFAGMFLLILAMGLIVWSRSKLRGWVQVVVSLLAYLCLICGGFIILYVVFSGPTR, translated from the coding sequence TTGTCAATTTCAATGTTTATGATGTATGTTTCATTTGCAGGAATGTTTTTATTAATTCTCGCAATGGGACTGATTGTGTGGAGCAGAAGTAAACTTCGTGGCTGGGTACAGGTGGTAGTATCATTACTTGCTTACCTCTGTCTAATTTGTGGGGGATTTATTATCCTGTATGTCGTATTTAGTGGACCTACACGATAA